In the genome of Phycisphaerae bacterium, one region contains:
- a CDS encoding LacI family DNA-binding transcriptional regulator has protein sequence MPTHPAERITAEQIARQLGISRTTVSLVLNGRATSHRISAETAERVLAAAKAAHYRPNIIARQLAGKRSCVVGVLVSTVAVPDPRLLQLMETMAAARGIRFIVGHAVGTRERVVDYLDDFRARGVDGLISIFHNHPEYRKIVEPELLSFKNVVFYERPGDCPAAKAEGPCYVEADFPAV, from the coding sequence ATGCCGACCCATCCCGCGGAGCGGATCACGGCCGAGCAGATCGCCCGACAACTGGGCATCTCCCGAACCACGGTTTCGCTGGTTCTCAACGGCCGGGCGACTTCGCATCGCATCTCGGCGGAAACGGCTGAGCGGGTCCTGGCGGCCGCCAAGGCAGCTCACTACCGCCCCAATATCATCGCCCGTCAACTGGCCGGCAAGCGCAGTTGCGTGGTCGGCGTGCTGGTCAGCACGGTGGCTGTGCCGGATCCTCGCCTGCTTCAGCTGATGGAGACCATGGCCGCCGCCCGAGGCATCCGATTCATCGTCGGCCACGCGGTGGGCACACGCGAGCGGGTGGTGGATTACCTGGACGACTTCCGGGCCCGGGGCGTCGACGGCCTCATCAGCATCTTCCACAACCACCCCGAGTACAGGAAGATCGTGGAGCCGGAGCTGCTGAGCTTCAAGAACGTGGTCTTCTACGAACGGCCGGGCGACTGTCCCGCAGCGAAGGCGGAGGGTCCCTGCTACGTGGAGGCGGATTTCCCGGCGGT
- a CDS encoding STAS domain-containing protein, with translation MAGAARLLIHSIRDVTVVNIEDASILDLAQVESLGQQLYELVDDRNCRKLILDFTKVKFLSSSALGVLVNLQRKTSEIKGTLVICALRGELMKVFEITKLKKLFTFCDDETAALAVFNVVIG, from the coding sequence ATGGCTGGCGCAGCACGACTACTCATCCACTCGATCCGCGATGTCACCGTGGTCAATATCGAGGACGCCTCCATCCTCGATCTTGCCCAGGTTGAGAGCCTCGGCCAGCAGTTGTACGAGCTGGTCGATGACCGCAACTGCCGCAAGCTGATCCTCGACTTCACCAAGGTCAAGTTCCTCTCCTCCTCCGCTCTGGGCGTCCTGGTCAACCTTCAGAGAAAGACCAGCGAAATCAAGGGCACCCTGGTCATCTGCGCCCTTCGCGGCGAATTGATGAAAGTCTTCGAGATCACCAAGCTGAAGAAACTGTTCACGTTCTGCGACGACGAGACGGCCGCCCTGGCCGTCTTCAACGTGGTCATCGGCTGA